The Parolsenella catena region TCCGCCACCGCTACTTCCACAGCTTTTTGACGATGAGGACAACCAGGGCAACGACACCCAGGAACAGAGCGATCTGCAGCAGCGTTGCGGCCAGCGTGATAACGATGAACCAAATGAACTGCACGGTCGTTTCGTTCATGGTCGCCTCCCTGCTTCATTCAGTTATTTCATCCGTTAGATGGCTGCCCAGGTGAAATAGTTATCGACGGGTACGCTTGAGCTGACATTGAACCCCGTTTGTGGGTGAGTGTAACTAATTTTTAACTATTTAAAGGATAGTAAATAGTCTCTTAAATTATGTTCTATCCCGGCGAATGGTAAACGCGAACCGACGAACGGTGATTGCCAACAACAATAGCCCGCGACGACAGCGCCTGTGCTGTCATTGCGGGCTATCAAAAGCGTTGGACTTGCCTCAATCAATTGGCTGACTGGACTCGCCGTCCTTCTCGGACCGTCCCTCCCGGCCTACTCGTCGCCGAAGGAGATGCCGAGCAGCTTGGCCTCCTGGACGAGCTCGCCGTTGGGGTCGACGTACTTGAGCTTGCCGGCCACCTGCTCGAGCGGCACGCGTGCCATCTTGCCGTCTCGCTGAGCGATCATGTAGCCAAACTCGCCTGCGAGCGCGCCGCGTGCGGCCTCGACGCCGCACTGGGTGGCAAAGATGCGGTCCTGGGCGCTCGGCTCGCCGCCGCGCTGGGTGTGGCCGGGTACGGCGACGCGGATCTCGTGGTCGATGCGCTTGGAGATCTCCTCGGCAATGTCGTAGGCCACGGAGGGCTGCACGCGTGCGGCCACCTTCTTCTTGTACTCCTTCTTCTTCATGGCCGCCTCCTCCTTGGAGATGGCGCCCTCGGCCACCACGACGATGGAGAAGCGTCCGCCCGCCTCATCGCGGCGCCTGATCGTGTCGATGACGTTGTCCATGTCATAGGGGATCTCGGGGATGAGGATGACGTCCGCGCCGCCCGCGATGCCGGCGTACAGCGGGATCCAGCCCACCTTGTGGCCCATGATCTCCACCACGAAGACGCGGCGGTGGCTGTTGGCCGTGGTGTGCAGCTCGTCGATGCACCTCGTGGCGATGTCCACGGCGCTCGCGAAGCCAAACGTCATGTCGGTGCCCCAGGTGTCGTTGTCGATTGTCTTGGGCAGCGCGATGACGTTGAGGCCCTCCTCGCGCAGGCGGTTCGCCGTCTTGGTGGAGCCGTTGCCGCCCAGCACGAACAGGCAGTCGAGCTTGAGCTTGCGGTAGGTCTTCACCATGGCGGGGACCTTCTCCACGCCGTCGGCCTCGGGGGTGTCGAGCAGCTTGAACGGCGTGCGGCTCGTGCCCAGGATCGTGCCTCCCAGGGTGAGCAGGCCCGAGAAGTCGCCCCACTCCATCTTGCGGTAGCGACCGTAGATGAGGCCCTGGTAGCCGTCCTCGAAGCCGTAGGCCTCGACCTTGTCCTTGCTGTTGCGGTAGATGGTCTTGGCGATGCCGCGCATGGTGGCGTTGAGCGCCTGGCAGTCCCCACCGCTCGTGAGCAGGCCGAATCTGAACATGTGGACGTCCCTCCTGTTGTGGCGCACGCCCCCGTGCGCCTGCGGTGCTCATAAGTGTTGCACAAGGGCGGGCCGCGGAAATGTAAACGTTGGGGCAAACGGTGACGGCCCTGCCGCTTGCGTGTCCCTTGTTTTCTCTCCCCGAGAAGAGCTTGACACTCCGCCCGTGCTGGATATAATGCCAAACCGTTAGCTGGGGGTGCTCGAAAGAGCTGAGAGGATACCCAACCCCTTGAACCTGACCTGGTTAGGACCAGCGTAGGGAAGCTCGCTGCCTTTCGCGGCCGTTTTCTGGAGCCGCGCGTTGCCGCGTGCCGCTGCGTGCTCTCCTTTCTCGTCAGGCTCTTCTCCTCTCGGCCCTTCACGCGCCGCACGAACGAGAGGAAACCATGTCTGACACTTGTTGCGAGGGCTGCAACAGGCCCGACCTTCCCTGGGCCGGCCGCGGCACCGACCTGCCGATCTCTGGCTGCCGCTTCACGCTCTATCCCATGTGTGACAACTTCATCGACATCATCCTGGGCGGCCTCGAGTGCGTTGACACCTCGGCCGTCTGGAGCGAGACCGACGCGCTGTCCACGGTCTACCGCGGCAAGCTCGACTACGTGATGGACGCCGTGAGCGCGCTGTTCGCGAGCGCCTGGACCGAGGGCGTGCACATGGCCATCGAGGGCCAGGTCTCCAAGGGCTGCCCGGGCGACGTCTCCGGCGACTCCAAGCTCACCTACGAGGGCGAGGCGCCCAACCGCGCCATCGTGGAGGCCGCCACGCAGCCCTGCCTGTGCAAGCTGGCCCTCTATCCCATGGGCGTGGGCGACTACATCGACGACATCGCCCGCGTCTGGCGCATGGCGGAGGACCGCGGCCTCAATCCGCAGACGATCCACTACGCCACGCGCATCGAGGGCTCCATCCACGACGTCTTTGCCTACCTCACTGACGTCTGCAAGCTCATGGAGGCCAGCGAGAGCGTCCACCACTACGTGCTGCACTTCACGATCAACGTCAACAGCCCCACCGTCGAGTAGGACCAAAGGGGACGGGTTCATGTGGTCCCACTCCCACGGGGCTGGCGAGAAGGGAAATGGCGAGCGGGGAGGCACCCCGCGCCATGACGAGAGGAGAACAGGGAATGGCAAACGAGAACGGCGCCGCCAAGGGCGGCTGGAAGCTCCAGGAGATCATCTTCGTGGCGATGCTGTGCATCGTCTTTGGCGTGGTGTACCTCGTCGCGGTGTACGCCGCGGCCGCCATGGTCGCCGCGTTCACGCCCATGGGCATCGGCCCCATGGGCAACGAGATCGTGTTCGGCATCTGGTTCATGGTGTCCACGCTCGCGGCCTACATCATCCAGCGCCCGGGCGTGGCGCTCGTCTCCGAGGTCATCGCCGCCCTCATCGAGGTGCTGCTTGGCAACATGTACGGGCCGATGGTCATCGTGACCGGTCTCGTCCAGGGCGCCGGCGCCGAGCTCGCGTTCGCGCTCGGCCGCTACAAGAGCTTCGAGACGAAGGACATGCTGCTCGCCTCGCTGTTCTGCACCATCATCAGCTTCGTGTGGAGCTTCATCCGCTCGGGCTACGGCCTCATCTCGCTGCCGATCCTCGTGCTGTTCTTCGTCGTGCGCCTCGTGAGCTCCGTGGTGTTCTGCGGCCTTGGCTCCAAGGCCATCGGCGATGCCCTCGCCAAGACGGGCCTGCTCAAGGGCTACGCGCTTGGTCGCTCCCGTGCCTAGCACGGACGCTGCCGAGAAGCGCGTGCCCGTGACGCCCGAGACCTGCGCCTCCGTGCCTAGCGCGGACGCTGCTAAGAAGCGGGCGGACATGCCCGCCG contains the following coding sequences:
- a CDS encoding 6-phosphofructokinase, with translation MFRFGLLTSGGDCQALNATMRGIAKTIYRNSKDKVEAYGFEDGYQGLIYGRYRKMEWGDFSGLLTLGGTILGTSRTPFKLLDTPEADGVEKVPAMVKTYRKLKLDCLFVLGGNGSTKTANRLREEGLNVIALPKTIDNDTWGTDMTFGFASAVDIATRCIDELHTTANSHRRVFVVEIMGHKVGWIPLYAGIAGGADVILIPEIPYDMDNVIDTIRRRDEAGGRFSIVVVAEGAISKEEAAMKKKEYKKKVAARVQPSVAYDIAEEISKRIDHEIRVAVPGHTQRGGEPSAQDRIFATQCGVEAARGALAGEFGYMIAQRDGKMARVPLEQVAGKLKYVDPNGELVQEAKLLGISFGDE
- a CDS encoding ECF transporter S component; protein product: MANENGAAKGGWKLQEIIFVAMLCIVFGVVYLVAVYAAAAMVAAFTPMGIGPMGNEIVFGIWFMVSTLAAYIIQRPGVALVSEVIAALIEVLLGNMYGPMVIVTGLVQGAGAELAFALGRYKSFETKDMLLASLFCTIISFVWSFIRSGYGLISLPILVLFFVVRLVSSVVFCGLGSKAIGDALAKTGLLKGYALGRSRA
- a CDS encoding YkoF family thiamine/hydroxymethylpyrimidine-binding protein, with the protein product MSDTCCEGCNRPDLPWAGRGTDLPISGCRFTLYPMCDNFIDIILGGLECVDTSAVWSETDALSTVYRGKLDYVMDAVSALFASAWTEGVHMAIEGQVSKGCPGDVSGDSKLTYEGEAPNRAIVEAATQPCLCKLALYPMGVGDYIDDIARVWRMAEDRGLNPQTIHYATRIEGSIHDVFAYLTDVCKLMEASESVHHYVLHFTINVNSPTVE